One window of Pseudomonas sp. FP198 genomic DNA carries:
- a CDS encoding pilin assembly protein: MKIRELAQHWEENAKGHLTQTGYTIHLDVEAAARLAAICDMYPKRQPEELLGELIGAALEELEASFPYIKGSQVVATDEEGDPLYEDVGPTPRFLALSRRHLRQLSSQNDKSKH; the protein is encoded by the coding sequence ATGAAAATCCGTGAACTTGCTCAGCACTGGGAAGAAAACGCCAAGGGTCACCTGACCCAGACCGGTTATACGATTCATCTGGATGTGGAAGCCGCCGCACGCCTGGCGGCGATCTGCGACATGTACCCCAAGCGCCAGCCCGAAGAACTGCTCGGTGAATTGATCGGCGCGGCGCTGGAGGAGCTGGAAGCCAGCTTTCCCTACATCAAGGGCTCGCAGGTCGTGGCCACCGATGAAGAAGGCGACCCGCTGTACGAAGACGTCGGTCCGACCCCGCGATTTCTCGCCTTGTCCCGTCGTCATCTGCGCCAACTCTCCTCGCAAAACGACAAGTCCAAGCACTGA